The genomic DNA AAATGGAGTGTTTGATCCTGGAGCAAATACTGTTGGGCTTAGTATAGAAGGAGCCGGTAAAGCTGGCCTGAAATTAACAAAACTTTTCTTCGAAGTGTTAAAAGAAAAAAACATACCTACTCACTATATCGATGCTGATGTCGAAAATGCCACCATGACAGTTAAACCTGCTACTGTTTTCGGAAATGGTCTTGAGGTAATATGCAGATACAGAGCTGTTGGAAGCTTTTTACGTCGCTATGGCGCATACACAACAGAGGGACAACCTCTGGATGCATTTGTAGAAGTCACAATCAAGGATGATGAGCGACAGGACCCACCCATATCTGAAGACGCTCTGGACATGCTGGGTATAATTTCCAAGGGAGAATATAAAACGTTAAAGGACCTGACCAGAACAATCTCAAATGTGATCAAGGATGAGCTGGCCAAAAAAGATATTGAGCTTTATGATATCAAACTGGAGTTCGGCAGGATCAATAACAGAGATATCGTATTGATTGATGAGATTTCTGGAGGAAACATGAGAGCATACAAAAATGGTGAATATATCGAACCATTAAAGCTCGAAAAACTGATGCTTGAGGCGTAATAATTTGGAGAGTGTAGAATGAGTATCGTTTTACACTCTCTTTGATTGCCACCAAGAATTGTCACACATGTTATACTGTACTCCACTATACCGTAACCCCAAGTTCACTGGCAGCTTCTCCTACGGTGAAAAAAGATCCGGCTATACAAATAACCTCATATTGCGAGATCAAAGCTGTTCTTACAGCATCTTTAACATTTTCCGACACACTTACTTCACCAATAAAATATTCACCAACTGCAGCACTAAGCTCCTCTGGTTTGGCTGATCGTGGATTGTCCGGTTCGCAAAATATTAATGCATCCGCACACTCGGCTATTCTTTCAACCATTTCTGATATTTTTTTATCCCTCATCACCCCTAAAACAACAAGTACACGTTTATCACCAAAATGAGCCCTGACCGTACTGGCCAAAACTTCAATTGAATCTTCATTGTGTGCCACATCGAGTACAACCGTTTTCTCCCCTATGGTTTCGACCTGAAACCGTCCGGGAATCTTTGCACTCCTTAGTCCGGTTTTCATTGAACACGGGTCTGCAACACCACTCTTTTCTATCGCTGTAAGAGCCAGAGCTGCGTTAATTGCCTGAAATGTTCCCAAACAGGGAATATCAAACTTTTGGTGCTTCCAGGTAAAGCAAGTTTTATTACCTCCACTTGCCAGATCAAAAACATCGGCAGCACCAACAAAAGTCAATTCACACTCATTTTCCTCACAACAATTTATAGCCCTGTTGATTATATCCGGCCTTTCCGGCAAAGCCATAACAAGCGGTACTTTACTTTGTATTATACCAAGTTTTTCACCTGCTATATCATACAGAGAAGAGCCCAGGTATTCAGCATGATCCATTGAAATTTTGGAAATAATTGAAATCTCCGGCCTAACGATATTGGTGGCATCAAGGCGCCCTCCCATTCCGGTTTCATAAACAGCCCACTCCACGTTTTCTCTTCTGAACAATTCAAAAGCGATCAGAGTAGACGCCTCAAAAAATGTGAGATTATACTTCTCTATAAGATGTTCAATATCATGGTACACCTCTACCCATGATTGTTTCTCAACTGAAACCCCGTTTATTCTGAACCTTTCACTGAAATCAAGAATATGGGGAGATGTGAACAAGCCGGTTTTAAACCCCTGAGCCCGCAGTATAGATTCAAGAAAACTGCAGGTGCTACCTTTTCCGTTTGTTCCGGCTACATGAAAGCAACGACAGAAGTTTTGTGGATTTCCACACTCTTCTGCAACCCTAACCATCCG from Chitinispirillum alkaliphilum includes the following:
- a CDS encoding Phosphoribosylaminoimidazole-succinocarboxamide synthase, which translates into the protein MKLLYKGKTKDVYALEDGNYLLKFKDDVTGENGVFDPGANTVGLSIEGAGKAGLKLTKLFFEVLKEKNIPTHYIDADVENATMTVKPATVFGNGLEVICRYRAVGSFLRRYGAYTTEGQPLDAFVEVTIKDDERQDPPISEDALDMLGIISKGEYKTLKDLTRTISNVIKDELAKKDIELYDIKLEFGRINNRDIVLIDEISGGNMRAYKNGEYIEPLKLEKLMLEA
- a CDS encoding Dihydrofolate synthase, with the protein product MLSKTDSAEKISQRLFSRVNRGIKYELERMVRVAEECGNPQNFCRCFHVAGTNGKGSTCSFLESILRAQGFKTGLFTSPHILDFSERFRINGVSVEKQSWVEVYHDIEHLIEKYNLTFFEASTLIAFELFRRENVEWAVYETGMGGRLDATNIVRPEISIISKISMDHAEYLGSSLYDIAGEKLGIIQSKVPLVMALPERPDIINRAINCCEENECELTFVGAADVFDLASGGNKTCFTWKHQKFDIPCLGTFQAINAALALTAIEKSGVADPCSMKTGLRSAKIPGRFQVETIGEKTVVLDVAHNEDSIEVLASTVRAHFGDKRVLVVLGVMRDKKISEMVERIAECADALIFCEPDNPRSAKPEELSAAVGEYFIGEVSVSENVKDAVRTALISQYEVICIAGSFFTVGEAASELGVTV